A single Danio aesculapii chromosome 19, fDanAes4.1, whole genome shotgun sequence DNA region contains:
- the tert gene encoding telomerase reverse transcriptase yields the protein MSAQCSTEGGFMPVLEILRSLYPVVQTLEKFTDGLQFSDGRKPVLLEETDGARFKMLLRGLIVCAFTPPQLHVPAQLSTLPEVLAFTLNHIKRKKLRNVLGFGYQCSDVTTSSDPFRFHGDVSQTAASISTSEVWKRINQRLGTEVTRYLLQDCAVFTTVPPSCLLQVCGEPVYDFLMPRMWSGFFLSSSYNKRVCGTMRKSPAVQKTVAISKKRTRDNGKYVTLKRRRVEETDEVADIHNENHGSRSFAVSKKRARDNEEDISLKRQRVEATDEVTKIRNENHGSQSWKPADQRPPRPSQCSIHVLSMLYNGRGMKNFLLNRKLKGVGGARRMQGADLVRMIFLQSESNDRKPKKLPKRFFAMVPLFSRLLRQHRKCPYRLFLQRKCAGNPNTEDMESLLKSHSSPYRVYLFVRECLRYIVPHELWGCQENQLHFLSNVKKFLLLGKFESLTLVQLMWRMKVQACHWLGPKKRQCASEHRYREWMLGQCMGWMLSGLVVGLVRAQFYITESMGHKHTLRFYRGDVWSRLQDQAFRAHLCKGQWRPLSPSQALKVPNSAVTSRIRFIPKTSGMRPITRLNGSRDTLQHFQSCVRVLQNVLGVCVREAPGPVGSTVWGWQDIHRRLRDFSPQQKSSPRPLYFVKVDVSGAYDSLPHLKLVEVLNEVLSPFAEQSFFLRQYSSVWSDPTRGLRKRFCTKAEMSEPLNMKGFVVDEQASGRLYDAILVERHSSEVRGGDVFQFFQKMLSSYVIHYDQQMFRQVCGIPQGSSVSALLCNLCYGHMEKALLKGIAKGGCLMRLVDDFLLITPHLSKATEFLTTLLSGVPDYGCQINPQKVAVNFPVCVSWLHSGVSVLPSSCLFPWCGLMIHTHTLDVYKDYSRYDGLSLRYSLTLGSAHSPSTVMKKLLSVLSIKCTDIFLDLRLNSVEAVYRSLYKLILLQALRFHACVRSLPLGQCVNRNRSFFLKMIWRMTRVTNKLLTHINKGLPVCSVDSGGVLQSEAVQLLFCLAFETVFRRFRSVYHCLIPALHKRKRALQRELCGISLARVRQASSPRIPLDFSNMRV from the exons ctcagcACCCTGCCGGAGGTGTTGGCGTTCACTCTGAACCACATTAAACGTAAGAAACTGAGGAACGTCCTGGGCTTCGGTTATCAATGCAGCGACGTGACGACCAGTTCAGATCCCTTCCGTTTCCATGGCGACGTTTCGCAGACGGCCGCCTCCATCAGCACCAGCGAAGTCTGGAAGCGCATCAACCAGCGCCTGGGCACGGAGGTCACACGGTATCTGCTGCAGGACTGCGCCGTTTTCACCACCGTCCCGCCGTCGTGCCTTCTGCAGGTGTGCGGAGAACCTGTTTACGACTTTCTGATGCCGCGCATGTGGTCCGGCTTTTTCCTCAGTAGCTCGTATAATAAACGAGTATGCGGAACGATGCGGAAATCTCCCGCTGTTCAGAAGACAGTCGCAATTTCGAAAAAGAGAACAAGAGATAACGGAAAATATGTAACGTTAAAGCGGCGGAGGGTGGAGGAAACTGACGAAGTGGCGGATATTCATAACGAAAATCACGGATCTCGGAGTTTCGCAGTTTCAAAaaagagagcgagagataacGAAGAAGACATTTCATTAAAGCGGCAGAGGGTGGAGGCAACTGACGAAGTGACGAAAATACGTAACGAAAATCACGGATCTCAGAGTTGGAAACCCGCAGATCAGCGTCCTCCTCGACCCTCGCAATGTTCGATACACGTTCTGAGCATGCTGTATAATGGGCGGGGCATGAAGAACTTCCTGCTCAACAGAAAATTGAAAGGAGTGGGCGGAGCCAGGCGCATGCAAGGGGCAGATCTTGTTCGCATGATTTTCCTCCAATCAGAATCCAATGACAGGAAACCTAAGAAACTTCCCAAGAGATTCTTCGCAATGGTGCCGCTATTCAGTCGGCTTTTGCGGCAGCACAGGAAGTGCCCGTACCGGCTGTTCCTGCAGAGGAAGTGCGCAGGAAATCCAAACACGGAGGATATGGAGTCTCTGCTGAAGTCGCACTCATCTCCGTATAGAGTGTATCTGTTCGTCAGGGAGTGTCTGCGCTATATTGTTCCCCACGAGCTCTGGGGCTGCCAGGAAAACCAGCTCCACTTCCTGTCCAATGTGAAGAAATTCCTGCTTCTGGGGAAGTTTGAGAGCCTCACACTGGTCCAGCTGATGTGGAGGATGAAAGTTCAGGCCTGCCATTGGCTGGGGCCCAAGAAAC GTCAGTGTGCGAGCGAGCACCGCTACCGTGAGTGGATGTTGGGTCAGTGTATGGGCTGGATGTTGAGTGGTTTAGTGGTCGGTCTGGTCAGAGCTCAGTTCTACATCACGGAGAGTATGggccacaaacacacactgcgcTTCTACAGGGGAGACGTCTGGAGCAGACTGCAGGACCAGGCCTTCAG ggctCATCTGTGTAAGGGCCAGTGGAGGCCCCTGTCTCCATCACAGGCGCTGAAGGTCCCCAATAGCGCAGTGACGTCCCGGATTCGCTTCATCCCTAAAACCAGTGGCATGAGGCCCATCACACGCCTCAACGGCAGCAGAGACACACTacag caTTTCCAGAGCTGTGTGCGTGTGCTGCAGAATgtgttgggtgtgtgtgtgcgtgaggcCCCGGGGCCCGTGGGCTCCACCGTCTGGGGTTGGCAGGACATTCACAGACGCCTCCGAGACTTCAGTCCTCAGCAGAAGAGCTCGCCGCGGCCGCTCTACTTCGTCAAG gtggatGTGAGCGGAGCGTATGACAGTCTCCCGCACCTGAAGCTGGTGGAGGTGCTGAATGAAGTGTTGAGTCCGTTTGCAGAGCAGAGCTTCTTCCTGCGGCAGTACAGCAGTGTGTGGAGCGACCCGACCCGTGGCCTGCGCAAACGCTTCTGCACCAAA GCTGAGATGTCGGAGCCGCTCAACATGAAGGGGTTTGTTGTGGATGAACAGGCCAGCGGGCGCCTGTATGACGCTATATTGGTGGAACGG caCTCGTCTGAGGTCAGAGGTGGAGACGTCTTCCAGTTCTTCCAGAAGATGCTCAGCAGTTACGTCATCCATTACGACCAGCA gatgtTCCGGCAGGTGTGTGGGATCCCGCAGGGCTCTTCAGTGTCAGCTCTGCTGTGTAATCTGTGTTACGGACACATGGAGAAAGCCCTGCTGAAGGGCATCGCTAAAGGAGG GTGTCTGATGAGGCTGGTTGATGATTTTTTGCTCATTACTCCTCATCTGAGTAAAGCTACTGAGTTTCTGAC CACTCTTCTGTCTGGTGTTCCAGATTACGGTTGCCAGATTAACCCTCAGAAGGTGGCCGTGAACTTCCCGGTGTGTGTGTCCTGGCTGCACTCGGGCGTCTCCGTGCTGCCGTCCAGCTGCCTGTTCCCCTGGTGCGGCctaatgatacacacacacacactggacgtCTATAAAGACTACTCACG GTATGACGGCCTATCACTGCGCTACAGCCTGACTCTAGGCTCCGCCCACTCTCCATCTACGGTCATGAAGAAGCTGCTATCGGTGCTCAGCATTAAATGCACAGACATCTTCCTGGACCTCAGG CTGAACTCTGTGGAGGCCGTTTACAGGAGTCTGTATAAGCTGATTCTGCTGCAGGCGCTCAG gTTTCATGCGTGTGTGAGGAGTCTGCCGTTGGGTCAGTGTGTGAACAGAAACCGGTCGTTCTTCCTGAAGATGATCTGGAGAATGACTCGAGTCACCAACAAACTCCTCACACACATTAACAAAG gTCTGCCTGTGTGTTCTGTGGACAGTGGTGGTGTTCTGCAGTCTGAAGCGGTTCAGCTTTTATTCTGTTTGGCCTTCGAGACGGTTTTCAGACGGTTTCGCTCAGTTTACCACTGCCTGATTCCTGCACTGCACAAAC gaAAGCGTGCTCTTCAGCGTGAGCTCTGCGGTATTTCTCTGGCTCGGGTCCGTCAAGCTTCCTCTCCCAGAATCCCTCTGGATTTCAGCAACATGCGTGTGTAA